A window from Variovorax sp. PBL-E5 encodes these proteins:
- a CDS encoding CDP-alcohol phosphatidyltransferase family protein produces the protein MSNSPPSPAPARKHFSMIRGFHLADVFTLGNAACGVGAVFLAMAYVASQSLAQFLWAAALAPAAFIFDVFDGRIARWRQTQSALGRELDSLADVISFGVAPAALAFAAGLDGGWDCVILIYFVGCGVSRLARYNVTAEALSEGAGKVKYFEGTPIPTSVVLVGVLAVAAVQGRIGATPWGGAWQLGPWLLHPLCLLFALSGTLMISKTLRIPKL, from the coding sequence ATGTCGAACTCCCCGCCTTCCCCGGCGCCGGCGCGCAAGCATTTCTCGATGATCCGCGGCTTTCACCTGGCCGATGTGTTCACGCTCGGCAACGCGGCCTGCGGCGTGGGCGCGGTGTTCCTGGCGATGGCCTATGTGGCGAGCCAGTCGCTCGCGCAGTTCCTGTGGGCCGCGGCGCTCGCGCCCGCGGCCTTCATCTTCGACGTGTTCGACGGCCGCATCGCGCGCTGGCGGCAGACCCAGTCCGCACTCGGCCGCGAACTCGACTCGCTCGCCGACGTGATCTCCTTCGGCGTCGCGCCCGCCGCGCTGGCCTTCGCTGCCGGGCTCGACGGCGGATGGGACTGCGTGATCCTGATCTATTTCGTCGGCTGCGGCGTGAGCCGCCTGGCGCGCTACAACGTGACGGCCGAAGCCTTGTCCGAAGGTGCCGGCAAAGTGAAGTACTTCGAGGGCACGCCGATCCCGACCAGCGTGGTGCTGGTGGGCGTGCTCGCGGTCGCGGCCGTTCAGGGACGCATCGGCGCGACGCCGTGGGGCGGGGCGTGGCAGCTCGGCCCCTGGCTGCTGCATCCGCTGTGCCTGCTGTTCGCGCTCTCGGGCACGCTGATGATCAGCAAGACCCTGCGCATTCCAAAACTATGA
- a CDS encoding glutamine amidotransferase — translation MENIPPRPLAIIKVGDTFDALRDRQGDFEHWVAAGLGATRLPVVVLDPRRGDTLPAPDTISGAVVTGSHAMVSHREPWSEATGAWLRQLVAHDTPVLGICFGHQLLADALGGEAGDRPGGLELGTVAIELTDEAAGDALLHDLPARFDAQMAHRQSALRLPASAVRLAGTALEPNQAFRIGRRAWGVQFHPEFDAEAMRGYVDLMADPLRADGRDAAALRERVAGTPTSAQLLGRFARIAEEHDAAA, via the coding sequence ATGGAAAACATCCCGCCCCGCCCGCTCGCGATCATCAAGGTCGGAGACACCTTCGATGCCTTGCGCGATCGGCAAGGCGACTTCGAGCACTGGGTCGCCGCCGGACTCGGCGCGACGCGGCTGCCGGTAGTGGTGCTCGATCCGCGCCGCGGCGATACGCTGCCGGCGCCGGACACGATTTCCGGTGCCGTCGTCACCGGCTCGCATGCGATGGTCTCGCATCGCGAGCCCTGGAGCGAAGCGACCGGCGCGTGGCTGCGGCAACTCGTGGCCCACGACACACCCGTGCTCGGCATCTGCTTCGGCCACCAGCTGCTGGCCGACGCGCTCGGCGGCGAGGCCGGCGATCGCCCGGGCGGCCTGGAGCTCGGCACCGTCGCGATCGAACTCACGGATGAGGCCGCCGGCGATGCGCTGCTGCACGACCTGCCTGCGCGCTTCGACGCGCAGATGGCGCACCGGCAAAGCGCGCTGCGGCTGCCCGCGAGCGCGGTCCGGCTGGCCGGCACCGCGCTCGAGCCGAACCAGGCCTTTCGCATCGGCCGCCGCGCCTGGGGTGTGCAGTTCCATCCCGAGTTCGATGCCGAAGCGATGCGCGGCTATGTCGACCTGATGGCCGACCCGCTTCGCGCGGACGGCCGGGACGCCGCCGCCTTGCGCGAGCGCGTCGCCGGCACGCCGACCTCGGCGCAGCTGCTCGGCCGCTTCGCCCGCATCGCCGAAGAACACGACGCCGCCGCCTGA